From a single Paramisgurnus dabryanus chromosome 17, PD_genome_1.1, whole genome shotgun sequence genomic region:
- the tdp1 gene encoding tyrosyl-DNA phosphodiesterase 1, giving the protein MSQESQHGRWSISDSEEEDNIIPPTPEKRSFTPSIKPNLESKPSKITTILKQKPEQSPNVNVNLNVKEPSAPFIRSEARQAAHGNQINPVKYESNPSPALKRKRETDEAGWNLSSSDDEETRPSVPKDEPKKVNVSPKKKKTEHTRPPSPHGACYYKEEPADFFETNLSMNDMYRFYLNKVTGIQKKFNTGALHIKEILSPMFGMLKESVQFNYCFDIPWMVEQYPPEFRDKPVVIVHGDKREAKARLIEQAKPYPHITFCQAKLDIAFGTHHTKMMLLWYEEGFRVIILTSNLIRADWYQKTQGLWMSPLYPRLPVGSPGLAGESPTNFKRDLLEYLEAYRAPELADWIDRIKQHDLSETRVYLIGSTPGRYQGPAMEKWGHLRLRKLLREHAHPIQNEERWPVIGQFSSIGSMGLDKTKWLAAEFQHTLSTLGRAEKSLPTPQPQMHLIYPSVENVRTSLEGYPAGGSLPYSIQTAQKQLWLHSYFHGWHADVTGRSNAMPHIKTYMRISPDFTQLAWFLVTSANLSKAAWGALEKNNTQIMVRSYELGVLYLPSAFNMSTFPVEKDVFSGSASSKGFPVPYDLPPHRYSSKDQPWIWNIPYTQAPDTHGNVWAPS; this is encoded by the exons ATGTCTCAGGAGAGTCAACATGGCAGGTGGAGTATATCAGATAGTGAAGAAGAGGACAACATCATACCCCCAACCCCTGAAAAACGCTCATTCACACCAAGTATTAAACCTAATTTAGAAAGCAAACCCAGTAAGATCACCACCATTCTTAAGCAAAAACCGGAGCAAAGTcctaatgtaaatgtaaacctTAATGTAAAAGAACCGTCTGCTCCCTTCATCCGATCCGAAGCTAGACAAGCAGCACATGGGAACCAAATAAACCCTGTGAAATATGAAAGCAATCCCTCTCCGGCTCTAaagcgaaagagagagacagatgaAGCAGGCTGGAACCTCTCCAGCAGTGATGATGAAGAAACCCGACCTTCTGTCCCAAAAGATGAACCCAAGAAAGTTAATGTAAGTCCTAAAAAGAAGAAAACCGAACACACACGTCCTCCGAGCCCTCACGGGGCCTGTTATTATAAAGAAGAGCCTGCTGATTTTTTCGAAACAAACTTGTCAATGAATGACATGTACCgcttttatttaaacaaagtcACTGGGATACAGAAAAAGTTCAATACCGGAGCACTGCATATCAAAG AGATACTTTCTCCTATGTTCGGGATGCTAAAAGAGTCTGTGCAG TTCAATTACTGCTTTGACATTCCATGGATGGTGGAGCAGTATCCTCCAGAATTTAG GGACAAACCCGTCGTGATTGTTCATGGAGACAAACGAGAGGCCAAGGCTCGATTAATTGAGCAAGCCAAACCATATCCACATATTACTTTCTGCCAG GCCAAACTGGACATTGCATTTGGCACACATCATAC GAAAATGATGCTGCTATGGTACGAGGAGGGATTCAGAGTCATCATCCTTACCTCGAACCTTATCCGAGCCGACTGGTACCAGAAAACTCAGGG GCTGTGGATGAGTCCGCTGTACCCCAGGTTACCGGTGGGAAGTCCAGGATTAGCAGGGGAGTCTCCCACCAACTTCAAAAGAGACCTGCTGGAATATCTGGAAGCATACCGGGCTCCAGAGCTCGCTGACTGGATCGATCGCATCAAACAGCATGATCTGTCAGAAACACG GGTGTATCTCATTGGTTCAACTCCTGGAAGATATCAAGGACCTGCCATGGAAAAGTGGGGCCATCTAAGATTGCGAAAg CTGCTCCGCGAACACGCTCACCCCATTCAGAACGAAGAGAGGTGGCCTGTGATTGGTCAGTTTTCCAGTATTGGCTCTATGGGTCTTGATAAGACTAAATGGCTTGCAGCTGAGTTCCAGCATACCCTGAGCACGCTGGGGAGAGCAGAGAAATCATTACCCACCCCGCAACCACAGATGCACCTG atttatccATCTGTGGAAAATGTGAGGACCAGTTTGGAAGGTTATCCAG CTGGGGGATCTTTACCATACAGCATACAGACGGCACAGAAACAGCTCTGGCTTCACTCATACTTCCA TGGCTGGCATGCTGATGTTACCGGTAGGAGCAACGCAATGCCCCACATTAAAACATATATGAGGATCTCACCAGATTTTACACAACTGGCCTGGTTCCTTGTAACAAG TGCCAATTTGTCAAAAGCTGCCTGGGGTGCGCTGGAAAAGAACAACACTCAGATAATGGTGCGTTCCTATGAGCTGGGAGTTCTCTACTTGCCTTCAGCCTTT